The Ornithinimicrobium faecis genome includes a window with the following:
- a CDS encoding hemerythrin domain-containing protein encodes MKMTTADPVTMALFHAALRRDLARARALLGAPGGLSVRRRRRLGRHLLWMMTQLRWHHEGEDHGLWPLLLERDPDSWAVLEEMEREHEAIDGPMLQLEEASRGLVAGRAHPRDVLAALDALEPPLVAHLEHEERAGLPIVRRVLTHEEWQAFERREWIEGYTVPDTLRFLRWICDGVQERDLLGRGLGVAGPLRPMLGSLAGSARVPGLTVWAGTPAARMGSPLGMALREGVAP; translated from the coding sequence ATGAAAATGACGACTGCCGACCCGGTCACCATGGCCCTGTTCCACGCGGCTCTGCGCCGGGACCTCGCCAGAGCGCGAGCGCTCCTGGGCGCCCCTGGCGGGCTGAGCGTGCGTCGTCGTCGGCGCCTGGGGCGACACCTGTTGTGGATGATGACTCAGCTCCGCTGGCACCACGAGGGGGAGGATCACGGCTTGTGGCCCCTGCTGCTGGAGCGAGACCCGGACAGCTGGGCGGTGCTGGAGGAGATGGAGCGCGAGCACGAGGCCATCGACGGACCGATGCTCCAGCTTGAGGAGGCCTCGCGCGGACTTGTTGCGGGCCGGGCGCACCCGCGGGACGTCCTGGCGGCCTTGGACGCCTTGGAGCCACCGCTGGTGGCGCACCTCGAGCACGAGGAGCGGGCTGGCCTGCCCATTGTGCGGCGCGTGCTGACCCACGAGGAGTGGCAGGCCTTCGAGCGACGCGAGTGGATCGAGGGCTACACGGTGCCAGACACGCTGAGGTTCCTGCGCTGGATCTGTGACGGGGTGCAGGAGCGCGATCTGCTCGGGCGAGGACTCGGGGTGGCTGGCCCGCTCCGGCCGATGCTGGGGTCGTTGGCGGGGAGTGCTCGGGTCCCCGGCCTGACCGTGTGGGCAGGCACGCCCGCAGCTCGCATGGGCAGTCCGCTGGGGATGGCGCTGCGCGAGGGGGTTGCGCCCTGA
- a CDS encoding type II toxin-antitoxin system PemK/MazF family toxin translates to MLIRGDVFEVTGPRRPTGHEQRGPRLGVVVQSDDLPLSTVLLAPTSRSAPPRFFRPLVKVAGEATCVLVEQLRTVDVSRLGRIMGHLDPDDREAVDNALELVLALDLRR, encoded by the coding sequence ATGTTGATCCGTGGTGACGTCTTCGAGGTGACCGGACCGCGCCGGCCGACCGGGCACGAGCAGCGCGGCCCTCGACTCGGGGTGGTCGTGCAGTCCGACGATCTCCCCCTGTCGACCGTGCTGCTGGCACCCACCTCACGATCGGCCCCACCGCGGTTCTTCCGTCCGCTCGTCAAAGTGGCGGGCGAGGCGACGTGCGTCCTGGTCGAGCAGCTCCGGACCGTCGACGTCAGCAGGCTGGGGCGGATCATGGGCCACCTGGACCCGGACGACCGCGAGGCCGTGGACAACGCCCTGGAGCTGGTGCTCGCCCTCGACCTGCGTCGTTGA
- a CDS encoding NfeD family protein, which translates to MEWLKETQWLWWVAGALVLGLVEIASLDLVFFMLAVAAVAAAVAAGLDQSVTVQALTFVAVAALLLAVLRPIALRKIKPAGEGARTNADALTGRTAVVLQEVTDRSGLVKLTGEEWTARTEPGTVLAVDESVHVLRIEGATAVVGPLQAGPTAYGQMPQDDPAQDTKLTQDTNPTQPDDPTQDTTPR; encoded by the coding sequence ATGGAGTGGCTCAAGGAGACGCAGTGGCTCTGGTGGGTTGCGGGGGCCCTCGTCCTCGGGCTGGTCGAGATCGCCTCGCTCGATCTGGTCTTCTTCATGCTCGCTGTCGCTGCGGTGGCCGCTGCCGTGGCAGCAGGCCTCGACCAGAGCGTGACCGTGCAGGCGCTCACCTTCGTGGCCGTGGCCGCACTCCTGTTGGCTGTGCTGCGCCCGATCGCCCTGCGCAAGATCAAGCCCGCTGGTGAGGGAGCGCGCACCAACGCCGACGCCCTGACAGGACGCACTGCCGTTGTCCTGCAGGAGGTCACCGACCGCAGCGGGCTGGTGAAGCTGACCGGCGAGGAGTGGACGGCGCGGACCGAGCCCGGCACCGTGCTGGCCGTCGATGAGAGTGTTCACGTCCTGCGGATCGAGGGCGCCACCGCGGTGGTCGGGCCCCTCCAAGCCGGCCCCACGGCATACGGCCAGATGCCCCAGGATGACCCGGCCCAGGACACCAAGCTGACCCAGGACACCAACCCGACCCAACCGGACGACCCGACTCAGGACACCACCCCGAGATAG
- a CDS encoding bifunctional o-acetylhomoserine/o-acetylserine sulfhydrylase gives MTWSFATRQIHAGQTPDAATGARALPIYQTTSFVFDNADVAAARFNLEDLGPIYTRIGNPTTEVVEGRLADLEGGVGALIVASGQAASTFSILNVAQAGDHLVASPSLYGGTQNLFSQTLPRLGIDVTFVEDPTDPESWRAASNERTRAFFGESIANPSGLVLDIRAIADVAHEVGVPLIIDNTIATPYLTRPIEHGADVVVHSATKYLGGHGTAIGGVIVDSGNFDYAQHPEKFPHFNEPDEGYHGLTFGKDLGVGNEIFGGVNLSYILRARVTLLRDIGAAISPFNSFLIAQGVETLSLRVERHVENAKKVANWLLDQEQVVSVSYAGLPGHPSYELAQKYLPEGAGAVLAFEIAGGLEAGKAFVSALELHSNVANIGDVRSLVIHPASTTHRQLNEQALAAAGVTPGLVRLAVGLEHIDDIIADLETGFRAAKGL, from the coding sequence ATGACCTGGTCCTTTGCCACCCGTCAGATCCACGCCGGCCAGACCCCGGACGCCGCCACCGGCGCCCGCGCGCTGCCGATCTACCAGACCACCTCGTTCGTCTTCGACAACGCGGACGTCGCCGCCGCACGGTTCAACCTCGAGGACCTCGGCCCGATCTACACCCGCATCGGCAACCCGACCACCGAGGTCGTGGAGGGGCGTCTCGCCGACCTTGAGGGAGGCGTGGGCGCCCTCATCGTGGCCAGCGGTCAGGCCGCCTCCACCTTCTCGATCCTCAATGTCGCCCAGGCCGGTGACCACCTGGTCGCCTCCCCCAGTCTGTATGGCGGCACGCAGAACCTGTTCTCCCAGACGCTGCCGCGGCTCGGCATCGACGTCACCTTCGTCGAGGACCCGACCGACCCCGAGTCCTGGCGTGCCGCCTCGAACGAGCGCACCCGCGCCTTCTTCGGTGAGAGCATCGCCAACCCCAGTGGCCTCGTCCTGGACATCCGCGCGATCGCTGATGTGGCCCACGAGGTCGGGGTGCCGCTGATCATCGACAACACCATCGCCACGCCCTACCTCACCCGCCCGATCGAGCACGGGGCCGACGTCGTGGTGCACTCCGCGACCAAGTATCTCGGCGGCCACGGCACCGCCATCGGTGGCGTCATCGTCGACAGCGGCAACTTCGACTACGCCCAGCACCCGGAGAAGTTCCCGCACTTCAATGAGCCGGACGAGGGCTATCACGGCCTCACCTTCGGCAAGGACCTGGGCGTCGGCAACGAGATCTTCGGCGGTGTCAACCTCTCCTACATCCTGCGCGCCCGCGTCACCCTGCTGCGTGACATCGGCGCCGCGATCTCGCCGTTCAACTCCTTCCTCATCGCCCAGGGCGTGGAGACACTGTCCCTGCGCGTCGAGCGGCACGTGGAGAACGCCAAGAAGGTCGCCAACTGGCTGCTGGACCAGGAGCAGGTCGTCTCGGTGAGCTATGCCGGGCTGCCGGGTCACCCGTCCTACGAGCTGGCTCAGAAGTATCTACCCGAGGGCGCCGGTGCGGTGCTCGCCTTCGAGATTGCCGGTGGACTCGAGGCCGGCAAGGCCTTCGTCTCCGCGCTGGAGCTGCACTCCAACGTCGCCAACATCGGTGACGTGCGCTCGCTGGTGATCCACCCGGCCTCCACCACCCACCGCCAGCTCAACGAGCAGGCACTGGCGGCGGCCGGCGTCACCCCCGGCCTGGTGCGCCTGGCCGTGGGCCTGGAGCACATCGACGACATCATCGCCGACCTGGAGACGGGTTTCCGGGCCGCCAAGGGTCTCTGA
- a CDS encoding LysR family transcriptional regulator, with product MIDVMKLEAFVAVAEEESFGGAADRVRVAQSTISSRIKELEAHLGQPLFIRSSRQVRLSAAGEAALPAARAALNALTAVSAAVDDVAGIRRGRVRLGLVSGADVPELGSTLAAFAADHPGIELAITSASTEALDRAVAEGSVDIALVVRASPSPLPWQELLRDPLTVVGLPGAPGRAPLSALVEHPLIVLDAGAGARAALEAAARRSAVHLTVGVDVSSPGLAHDLYRHGMGLLVVPQSLAPAPGAVLVETSGAEIEVRVGLTSQPGAHTPASALLLDRLVSGIHLGTPT from the coding sequence ATGATCGATGTGATGAAGCTCGAGGCCTTCGTGGCCGTCGCGGAGGAAGAGTCATTCGGTGGCGCCGCTGATCGGGTCCGTGTCGCGCAGTCGACCATCAGCTCCCGCATCAAGGAGCTCGAGGCGCACCTCGGGCAACCACTCTTCATCCGGAGCAGCCGTCAAGTGCGCCTCTCAGCCGCAGGCGAGGCGGCACTCCCCGCCGCTCGTGCCGCGCTCAACGCCCTCACGGCAGTCAGCGCGGCCGTGGACGATGTCGCGGGCATCCGACGGGGAAGGGTCCGCCTTGGCCTGGTGAGCGGTGCCGACGTGCCCGAGTTGGGCTCCACGCTGGCAGCGTTTGCTGCCGACCACCCGGGCATTGAACTGGCCATCACCTCAGCCTCAACCGAGGCGCTCGACCGGGCCGTGGCAGAAGGCAGCGTGGACATCGCCCTCGTGGTGCGGGCCAGCCCCAGCCCGTTGCCCTGGCAGGAGTTGCTGCGCGACCCGTTGACGGTCGTCGGTCTGCCAGGTGCGCCCGGTCGTGCTCCACTCAGCGCCCTCGTTGAGCATCCCCTGATCGTGCTGGACGCCGGGGCCGGCGCCCGCGCGGCGCTCGAGGCCGCGGCCCGGAGGTCTGCGGTGCACCTCACCGTGGGCGTGGACGTGTCATCCCCGGGACTGGCGCACGACCTCTATCGTCACGGGATGGGCCTGTTGGTCGTGCCGCAGAGCCTTGCGCCCGCACCCGGCGCGGTGCTGGTCGAGACGAGCGGGGCCGAGATCGAGGTCCGAGTCGGGCTGACCAGTCAGCCCGGCGCGCACACCCCCGCCTCCGCCCTTCTGCTGGATCGACTCGTGTCAGGCATCCACCTCGGCACTCCCACCTGA
- a CDS encoding SPFH domain-containing protein produces MPEPATIALWIVLALLVVFTAVAISRAIRIVPQATAVIVQRLGRYSRTLDAGLHFLVPFIDKVRATVDLREQVVSFPPQPVITSDNLVVSIDTVIYFQPTDPKAATYEIANYIQGIEQLTVTTLRNVIGSLDLEQTLTSRDQINGQLRGVLDDATGRWGIRVNRVELKAIDPPASVQDSMEKQMRAERDRRATILNAEGVKQSQILTAEGEKQAQILRAEGTAQAAILEAQGESRAILRVFDAIHKGNPDSKLLAYQYLQMLPQIAQGESNKMWIVPTELTQALQGIGAALGSQPTSGAGSLDDPPVVGYGAEDDDAQVDEIELEDPAEALRRARAEAAGAAKEAEESTKSARRRGVGPPDGGASQEPELGSMPTGPGPVAEPERPDEPTQ; encoded by the coding sequence ATGCCCGAACCCGCCACGATTGCCCTGTGGATCGTCCTGGCGCTGCTCGTCGTCTTCACGGCGGTCGCGATCAGTCGGGCGATCCGGATCGTCCCCCAGGCCACAGCGGTGATCGTGCAGCGCCTCGGACGCTACAGCCGCACGCTGGACGCCGGGCTGCACTTCTTGGTCCCCTTCATCGACAAGGTCCGCGCCACGGTCGATCTGCGCGAGCAGGTCGTCTCCTTCCCGCCGCAGCCGGTGATCACCAGCGACAACCTGGTGGTCAGCATCGACACCGTCATCTACTTCCAGCCGACCGATCCCAAGGCCGCGACCTATGAGATCGCCAACTACATCCAGGGCATCGAGCAGCTCACCGTCACCACGCTGCGCAACGTCATCGGCAGCCTCGACCTCGAGCAGACGCTGACCAGCCGCGACCAGATCAACGGCCAACTCCGTGGGGTGCTGGACGATGCGACCGGGCGCTGGGGGATCCGCGTCAACCGCGTCGAGCTCAAGGCGATCGACCCGCCGGCCAGCGTGCAGGACTCGATGGAGAAGCAGATGCGTGCCGAGCGGGACCGGCGCGCCACGATCCTCAACGCCGAGGGTGTCAAGCAGTCGCAGATCCTCACGGCGGAGGGTGAGAAGCAGGCCCAGATCCTGCGTGCCGAGGGCACCGCCCAGGCGGCGATCCTGGAGGCGCAGGGTGAATCGCGGGCGATCCTGCGGGTCTTCGACGCGATCCACAAGGGCAACCCGGACTCCAAGCTGCTGGCCTATCAGTATCTCCAGATGCTTCCCCAGATCGCCCAGGGCGAGTCCAACAAGATGTGGATCGTCCCGACCGAGCTCACTCAGGCGCTGCAGGGGATCGGCGCTGCCCTCGGCTCCCAGCCCACGTCGGGCGCCGGCTCGCTGGATGACCCGCCGGTGGTCGGTTATGGCGCTGAGGACGACGACGCGCAGGTCGACGAGATCGAGCTGGAGGACCCGGCCGAGGCGCTGCGCCGGGCACGGGCCGAGGCTGCCGGCGCCGCCAAGGAGGCCGAGGAGTCCACCAAGTCGGCACGTCGCCGAGGGGTCGGCCCGCCTGACGGCGGGGCCTCACAAGAGCCCGAGCTCGGCAGCATGCCGACCGGTCCGGGCCCCGTTGCTGAGCCCGAGCGCCCGGACGAGCCGACGCAGTAG
- the argG gene encoding argininosuccinate synthase, with translation MSKVMTSLPVGERVGIAFSGGLDTSVAVAWMRDKGSVPCTYTADIGQYDEPDIESVPGRAMEYGAELARHVDCKLPLVEEGFAALACGAFHVRSGGRPYFNTTPLGRAVTGTMLVQAMHQDGVNIWGDGSTFKGNDIERFYRYGLLANPDLRIYKPWLDADFVEELGGRAEMSQWLTEHNLPYRDSQEKAYSTDANIWGATHEAKTLEHLDVSLETVEPIMGVKFWDPAVEIETEDVTIGFERGRPVSINGVRYDDPVALVDEVNTIGGRHGLGMSDQIENRIIEAKSRGIYEAPGMALLFLTYERLLNAIHNEDTIEHYHLEGRRLGRLLYEGRWLEPQALMAREAIQRWVASLVTGEVTVRLRRGEDYTILATDGPAFSYHPDKLSMERTDNAVFGPHDRIGQLTMRNLDIADSRSKLELYASQPLDEGQLLVENGILLGSLEAGGADRIASRGGVPTNGSEEALDNAAMEFGTD, from the coding sequence GTGAGCAAAGTGATGACCAGTCTTCCCGTCGGCGAGCGCGTCGGCATCGCCTTCTCCGGAGGTCTCGACACCTCCGTGGCCGTCGCCTGGATGCGTGACAAGGGCTCGGTGCCCTGCACCTACACCGCCGACATCGGGCAATATGACGAGCCGGACATTGAGTCGGTCCCCGGTCGTGCGATGGAGTATGGCGCCGAGCTCGCGCGCCACGTTGACTGCAAGCTCCCACTGGTCGAGGAGGGCTTCGCGGCCCTGGCGTGCGGCGCCTTCCACGTGCGCTCCGGTGGTCGCCCCTACTTCAACACGACACCGCTGGGCCGGGCGGTGACCGGCACGATGCTCGTCCAGGCGATGCACCAGGATGGCGTCAACATCTGGGGCGACGGGTCGACTTTCAAGGGCAACGACATCGAGCGGTTCTACCGCTACGGACTGCTCGCCAACCCAGACCTGCGGATCTACAAGCCCTGGCTCGACGCCGACTTCGTCGAGGAGCTGGGAGGCCGCGCCGAGATGAGCCAGTGGCTCACCGAGCACAACCTGCCCTATCGCGACTCGCAGGAGAAGGCCTACTCCACCGACGCCAACATCTGGGGTGCGACCCACGAGGCCAAGACCCTGGAGCACCTCGACGTCTCCCTCGAGACGGTCGAGCCGATCATGGGCGTGAAGTTCTGGGACCCGGCCGTCGAGATCGAGACTGAGGACGTCACCATCGGGTTCGAGCGGGGCCGCCCCGTCTCCATCAACGGCGTGCGCTATGACGACCCGGTCGCGTTGGTCGACGAGGTCAACACCATCGGCGGCCGGCACGGGCTGGGCATGTCCGACCAGATCGAGAACCGGATCATCGAGGCCAAGTCCCGCGGCATCTACGAGGCGCCCGGCATGGCGCTGCTGTTCCTGACCTATGAGCGGCTGCTCAATGCGATCCACAACGAGGACACCATTGAGCACTATCACCTCGAGGGGCGCCGGCTGGGCCGGTTGCTCTATGAGGGCCGCTGGCTCGAGCCGCAGGCCCTGATGGCGCGCGAGGCGATCCAGCGCTGGGTGGCCTCCCTGGTGACCGGCGAGGTCACGGTGCGGCTGCGGCGCGGCGAGGACTACACGATCCTGGCGACCGATGGCCCAGCCTTCTCCTATCACCCGGACAAGTTGTCGATGGAGCGGACCGACAACGCCGTCTTCGGCCCGCACGACCGGATCGGTCAGTTGACGATGCGCAACCTGGACATCGCCGACTCGCGCAGCAAGCTCGAGCTGTATGCCTCGCAGCCGCTGGACGAGGGACAGCTCCTGGTGGAGAACGGCATCCTGCTCGGCTCACTGGAGGCAGGTGGAGCGGACCGGATCGCCTCGCGGGGCGGCGTGCCGACCAACGGCTCCGAGGAGGCGCTGGACAACGCGGCCATGGAGTTCGGCACCGACTGA
- a CDS encoding amino acid ABC transporter substrate-binding protein: MITSTRTTRSIRSWVAVMAAGGLLTLAGCGIDDPSEPGDADAGSDSTGGGGADEEAIQIGISLPLTGDFSEPGKGVQRGYEAWASYVNDNGGLLGRDVELTILDDQSNADRVASDYEKLINQDGVDLVFGPFSTRLVVPAAQVALDYGFLFVEPAGAAEDVFTQGFTNLFYAAPAVAQDHYNYLADYIEAMPEAERPQTAAYAAMDDPFAQGTAYGLKERLEAMGVETVVDEVYPPNTTDFSSIAAKIESSDADILVGGSQYQDAVNLIIALQQLGYQPDLAAFSTAPTNPEFAAAIGDKTEGILSPTGYTPEATYPTNAEFVEYFNAEHGSEPTEDEANAWTTGQVVAAAVEGVGCADPTPECQGQLIDWLRNNEVDTVVGPLTWDAEGRPQGAHLIQQYVDGEITIVLPDDAKEADFIYPKPEW, from the coding sequence ATGATCACCAGCACACGCACCACCCGGAGCATCCGCAGCTGGGTTGCCGTCATGGCAGCCGGTGGGCTCCTCACCCTGGCCGGTTGCGGCATCGACGACCCCTCAGAGCCCGGTGACGCTGACGCCGGCTCGGACAGCACGGGCGGCGGTGGGGCTGATGAGGAAGCAATCCAGATCGGCATCTCGCTCCCCCTCACCGGAGACTTCTCCGAGCCCGGCAAGGGCGTCCAGCGCGGCTACGAGGCCTGGGCCTCCTATGTCAACGACAACGGCGGCCTGCTGGGGCGGGACGTCGAGCTCACCATCCTCGACGACCAGTCCAACGCCGACCGGGTGGCCAGCGACTACGAGAAGCTCATCAACCAGGACGGTGTCGACCTGGTCTTCGGGCCGTTCTCCACCCGACTGGTCGTGCCTGCGGCCCAGGTGGCCCTGGACTACGGCTTCCTGTTCGTGGAGCCAGCGGGCGCTGCCGAGGACGTCTTCACCCAGGGGTTCACCAACCTCTTCTATGCCGCACCCGCGGTCGCCCAGGACCACTACAACTACCTGGCCGACTACATCGAGGCCATGCCGGAGGCCGAGCGACCGCAGACCGCGGCCTACGCCGCCATGGACGACCCCTTCGCCCAGGGCACCGCCTACGGCCTGAAGGAGCGGCTCGAGGCGATGGGCGTCGAGACCGTCGTCGATGAGGTCTATCCGCCCAACACCACCGACTTCTCCTCGATCGCGGCCAAGATCGAGAGCAGCGACGCCGACATCCTGGTGGGCGGCTCGCAATACCAGGACGCCGTCAACCTGATCATCGCCCTCCAGCAGCTCGGCTATCAGCCCGACCTGGCCGCGTTCTCGACGGCGCCGACCAACCCCGAGTTTGCGGCCGCGATCGGCGACAAGACCGAGGGCATCCTCTCGCCCACCGGCTACACGCCCGAGGCGACCTACCCGACCAACGCCGAGTTCGTCGAATACTTCAACGCCGAGCACGGCTCCGAGCCGACCGAGGACGAGGCCAACGCCTGGACGACCGGTCAGGTCGTCGCGGCGGCCGTCGAGGGTGTCGGCTGTGCCGACCCAACGCCCGAGTGCCAGGGGCAGCTCATCGACTGGCTGCGCAACAACGAGGTCGACACCGTGGTCGGGCCGCTGACCTGGGACGCCGAGGGGCGGCCCCAGGGTGCGCACCTGATCCAGCAGTACGTCGACGGGGAGATCACCATCGTGCTGCCCGACGACGCCAAGGAGGCTGACTTCATCTACCCGAAGCCGGAGTGGTGA
- the metX gene encoding homoserine O-acetyltransferase MetX yields the protein MTTDTVRSGSRRHTLPVGDLLLESGENLPGVRMAYETWGRLNEARDNAVLVLHALTGDSHVEGPAGPDSPTPGWWPGLIGPGRVLDTDRYFVIAPNVLGGSRGSTGPSSPGPDGRPWGSLFPRLTVRDQVRAEALLADRLSIHTFAAVIGGSMGGMRALEWAVTFPGRVRRCLPIATSAIASADQIAWATPQLFAITQDPNYHRGDYYPGPGPRQGLEVARQIAHATYRSAHELQDRFENRPQDGEDTLTGGRFAVQSYLEHHGQKLARRFDANSYVALTEVMNRHDVGRERGGVEAALRRITADLTVVVVDSDRLFTPAEGEQIAQSPACRGLVTVHSPYGHDAFLIETDQVFAAIDDALQDRPVGTSAPARPVESHPDRTATTGPATNGALAPDSGSEHRAEVRPAVPFGAPGLPPVLNGTGLW from the coding sequence ATGACCACAGACACTGTCCGGTCCGGCAGCCGACGGCACACGCTCCCCGTCGGTGACCTGCTCCTGGAGTCCGGAGAGAACCTGCCCGGCGTGCGAATGGCCTACGAGACGTGGGGACGGCTCAACGAGGCCAGGGACAACGCCGTGCTGGTGCTCCACGCACTCACGGGAGACTCCCACGTGGAGGGTCCTGCCGGACCGGACAGTCCGACACCTGGGTGGTGGCCCGGGTTGATCGGTCCGGGGAGGGTGCTGGACACCGACCGCTATTTCGTCATCGCACCGAACGTGCTCGGCGGATCTCGCGGGAGCACCGGCCCCTCCTCGCCCGGCCCGGACGGTCGACCCTGGGGCTCGCTTTTCCCCCGACTGACCGTCCGGGACCAGGTCCGCGCCGAGGCGCTGCTCGCTGACCGGCTCAGCATCCACACCTTTGCTGCCGTGATTGGTGGGTCCATGGGTGGGATGCGCGCCCTGGAGTGGGCGGTCACCTTCCCGGGCAGGGTCAGACGCTGCCTGCCGATCGCCACCTCTGCGATCGCGTCGGCCGACCAGATCGCCTGGGCCACACCGCAATTGTTTGCCATCACCCAGGACCCGAACTACCACCGCGGCGACTACTACCCAGGTCCCGGGCCGCGGCAGGGACTGGAAGTCGCCCGGCAGATCGCGCACGCGACCTATCGCAGCGCGCACGAGCTGCAGGACCGGTTCGAGAACAGGCCGCAAGACGGTGAGGACACGCTGACCGGCGGCCGATTCGCCGTGCAGTCCTACCTCGAGCACCACGGCCAGAAGCTGGCCCGGCGCTTCGACGCCAACAGCTATGTCGCCCTGACCGAGGTGATGAACCGGCACGACGTCGGGCGTGAGCGCGGTGGAGTGGAGGCGGCCCTGCGCCGGATCACCGCAGACCTCACGGTCGTGGTGGTCGACAGCGACCGACTGTTCACCCCGGCCGAGGGTGAGCAGATCGCACAGTCACCGGCCTGCCGGGGTCTGGTGACGGTGCACTCCCCCTATGGCCACGACGCCTTCCTGATCGAGACCGATCAGGTGTTTGCCGCGATCGACGACGCCCTGCAGGACCGGCCCGTGGGGACGTCCGCGCCGGCGCGACCTGTCGAGTCGCACCCGGACCGGACCGCCACGACAGGACCTGCGACCAACGGCGCCCTGGCACCCGATTCGGGGTCAGAGCACCGGGCCGAGGTGCGCCCCGCTGTGCCGTTCGGCGCCCCCGGACTGCCGCCCGTGCTCAACGGGACGGGTCTCTGGTAG
- a CDS encoding LacI family DNA-binding transcriptional regulator → MAAGTPRGRGAARRPRLTDVAQEAGVSIATASRALSGAQGVSEYMAERVREVADRLGYVANLHARTLAGGPTSVVGLVVHEIGDPYFAEIASGVLGVAAAEGLTVQICHSGRDPEAELTQIRTLIANGVGAIIVAGSGFVDGGVRAKVTGTLRSYLADGGRVAVIGRHHLAVDTVQPDNDAGGYAVVEHVVGLGHRRIGIITGSRSLTTIHDRLGGMGRALQEVGLDLASTPVVEGVFTREGGKVAAAELLEQAPDVTAIIALNDDMAIGVLSVLRDRGISVPGQVSVTGFDDVAVAQDLAPGLTTVRLPMGDMGRQALQLALSPQAKRPRRRRARAELIVRDSTARPAGPGRSAD, encoded by the coding sequence ATGGCAGCTGGCACCCCTCGGGGGCGTGGTGCTGCTCGACGTCCCCGGCTGACCGATGTGGCCCAGGAGGCCGGCGTCTCGATCGCCACGGCCTCCAGGGCGCTGTCCGGCGCACAGGGTGTCAGCGAGTACATGGCCGAGCGAGTCCGTGAGGTCGCCGACCGGCTGGGCTATGTCGCAAACCTGCACGCGCGGACCCTGGCGGGCGGCCCGACCTCGGTGGTCGGCCTGGTGGTGCACGAGATCGGTGACCCCTATTTCGCCGAGATCGCCAGCGGGGTCCTGGGTGTTGCGGCAGCAGAGGGGCTGACCGTGCAGATCTGTCACAGCGGTCGTGACCCCGAGGCAGAGCTCACCCAGATCCGCACCCTGATCGCGAACGGGGTCGGGGCGATCATCGTGGCCGGCTCGGGGTTCGTCGATGGGGGCGTGCGGGCGAAGGTCACCGGCACGCTGCGTTCCTATCTGGCCGACGGTGGCCGCGTGGCCGTGATCGGTCGCCACCACCTGGCCGTCGACACCGTCCAGCCGGACAACGACGCGGGCGGCTATGCGGTCGTCGAGCATGTCGTGGGGCTGGGGCATCGTCGGATCGGCATCATCACCGGTTCACGGTCCCTGACCACCATCCATGACCGGCTCGGTGGCATGGGGCGGGCCCTGCAGGAGGTGGGCCTGGATCTGGCGAGCACGCCGGTCGTGGAGGGGGTGTTCACCCGGGAGGGCGGCAAGGTGGCCGCTGCTGAGCTCTTGGAGCAGGCACCCGACGTCACGGCGATCATCGCCCTCAACGACGACATGGCCATCGGGGTGCTGTCGGTGCTGCGGGACCGGGGGATCAGTGTGCCCGGACAGGTCTCGGTGACCGGCTTCGACGACGTCGCGGTGGCGCAGGATCTGGCTCCGGGCCTGACGACGGTGCGGCTGCCGATGGGTGACATGGGGCGGCAGGCGCTGCAGCTCGCGCTCTCTCCCCAGGCCAAGCGACCCAGGCGCCGCAGGGCCCGTGCGGAGCTCATCGTGCGCGACTCGACCGCGCGTCCGGCGGGTCCCGGCAGGTCAGCGGACTAG